The genomic window TATGGTAGAGTTACAATGAAGCCTGCTACTGAATAGTTATGAAACAAAATAATACACGTGGATTAATTATAGCTTTACTAGGGTTAGCTAGTATATTTTACTTAACAATTGTATACAAAGATACTTTTGGTGAGAGAGATACTTTCCGCATGGCAATGGGTGTTATTGACTCGATCACATCTAATAAACCATTAGGAAGCAGTATGCTTTATGGTCGTGATATCTCTTTTGCATACTTTGTATTATTAGATTTTTTTAGGCCAATTTTTAAAACAAATTTGGCTCTGATAGTTCCTTTTATCAACTATATAAATGCCTTGAGTGCTATTTTGATGATTATACCTTTGTTCTTTTTAGCTAGGAGATATTGGGGAACAACTATAGCCTTATTAGCAAACATATTACTAATATCGATCCCAGCTTGGAGGGCAACCAGCCAATATGGACATCCCATGACTGAAGCTGTATTATTCATGTTCATAGGATTAGCCTTGATTGGTTATCGTTCGTTCCTAAGATCATTGAGATTAAGATGGAATAAATTAATTTTCTTGGATGTACTAATTATTGCTGCTTTTGCTTTATGTTTAATGTTCAGGCTTGATGCAATACTAATGTTTCCTCTAATTCCAGCCTGTCTTCTTCTCGAAAATTATCCTTTTAAAAAGATTGTTTCTACTTCCATTTTATATAGTGTTTTTCCAATAATTCTTTTTAAAGTAATGCAATCTCAACTTCCAGTGATTGTTGGTCAAGAAAGTAATGGACTACTTGATCAACTTTTATTATGGAATAATCCTGTTAGATACGTTGATAATTTTTTGCGTGGTAACCTACTTTTTATTTGGGGCTTAAATCCTTTAATCTGTTTGATATTTGTGATTTCCTGCATTTATTTGGTGTATAAACAACGTAATTATTCAAATCTATTTTTTATCTTACCAACAGTCTTATTAAATTACATATTTTGGCTACCCAATGCTGCTCCACCCCGTCATTTTATCTATTTAGCTCCTGTTGCAGCAATTAGTATGGCAATTTTCTTAGCAGATATTTTCCCAACAGTAAAATCCTTTGTAAAAAATCATATAGTTATAGGAGTAGCACTCGGAGCAATTTTAACATTTTCTGTTTTGATCAGCTATAAATATTCCTATTCTGTATCAATGTCGAAGAAATACTCTTACACAGCAGAACAACTAGGTAACCAATTACAACAATTAGAGCCAAAAAATAAGCCAATTTTTGTAATTGGGGATACTATTCCGGCAGTGGTTCAAATGCAACTTCTATCAAAAGATACAAAGGTAAAGTATGAAAAAACAAATATTCTTACAGACGATGCTATTGAAGCTCAAGAAAAATCTGCTTTTAAACCTAAACCTGTATATATAAATGTCATAGTTGTAGAGAATAAAAAGAATAAATTTATATGTTATTTCCAAGGTTGGAAAACAAAAATAAATGAAATCAAGAGATTTTTCTTGGCAACAGACAAATATACCCAAGGTTATCTTGTAGTAGATATGTTAGATAAAAATGGTAATAAGATTGATATTGACCCATCTAGCTTGACTAATAAATTAGAGGTTTTAAAATTATAATAACTATAATTTTAAAACCTGATAAAAGAGATAAAAAAGGAGTTTTGGCGATTATTCTGAAGGCTGTATTATTTAGCTGACTAAAGTAGCGAATAACTTCACTTATTTTTTAATTCATTAATTTATTCTGCTTTCCAGAAGCAAGATTTTCAAAAATTAATGAAAGGGTAAATTGAGAGAAATTAGGTTGTGTTAGAAAAAAGTAGGAGTATTCTAGTGTGGAACTTAAAAACTGGTATTTTATTACTCACATTGAGTTGCATTATTGCAACTGGTCTAGCACTATATCTGATTGGCGGTATTGAACCAGCAAAAATTCAAGCATTGCTGAAATCTTCTGGAATCTGGGCACCTATTATTTATGTTGCCTTGTACGTTGTGGCAACTATGTTAGTTTTGCCCTCAACAGTGCTTAATTTGACTGGAGGTGCAATTTTTGGACCTTGGCTGGGTACTTTTTGGACTAGTGTTGGAGCAGTTATTGCAGCAATAATTGCCTTTATTTTTACTCGGACTATTGGACGCAAAACAGTTGCAAACCGACTAGCAGGACGCTGGCAAGCTATGGATGCTGAGGTGCGTCGTGGAGGGCTTTTTTATATGTTTGCCATCCGACTAGTACCGATCATGCCATATGGTTTGGTCAACTTTGTCGCTGGACTGACTTCGATTAGCTTTAAAGATTATGTTCTAGGTACAACACTTGGTACTGTTCCTAGTGTCTTACCTTTTGTACTACTAGGTAGTTCTGGTCTGAAGGCAGTCAATACAGGCGATTTCTTGCCGTTACTACTCGCCTTAGGCTTATCTGGAATACTGGTAGGAGGGTCTACTTGGTATCGCCATCGTCGGACTTTTCCCAAAAAAGCTGTAGAAAACCTGAAAAAATCAGAACCTTCAGATTACACAAATCCGAAGAAGAAATAAATTATGATAATCTGACTTGAGTCTTGCTAGGTATACTGAGAACCAAACCTTTATTATGACAAGCAGTGCGTCAGCTTGTCTGTTCAAAAATTAAACGGGATTTCTAGATGATACCAAAGTATTCATTGATTGTTCCAATTTATAATGAAGAAGAAATTATTCCTGAACTTTACCGCAGACTCAATGCAGTAATGAATCGGATGGATGGCCCTGTAGAATTAATTTTAATCAATGATGGTAGCCGCGATCGCTCCCTACAATTACTACGAGACCTCCATCAAAAAGACCCGCGCATTTGCTATCTGAGCTTTGCTCGTAACTTTGGTCACCAGATTGCAGTTACTGCTGGTCTTAATTTTGTCCGGGGTCAAGTTATCGTCATCCTCGATGCTGACTTACAAGATCCACCAGAACTAATCCCAGATATGATTGAAAAATGGCGACAGGGCTATCAAGTCGTCTACGCTCAACGCACTCAACGCCTCAAAGAAGGATGGTTTAAGCGTTTTACTGCCTACTTTTTTTATCGCCTCCTCAAGAAGCTTGCAGATGTAGAGATTCCTACTGATACTGGTGATTTTTGTTTAATGGATCGGCAGATCGTAGATATTCTCAATTCTATGCCAGAACGCAACCGCTACATTCGTGGTCTGCGTTCTTGGGTTGGCTTTCAGCAAACAGCAATTCGGTTCGAGCGCAACCCCCGCTTTGCTGGGGAAGTTAAATACACTTTCAGCAAATCCTTGGCGCTTGCCATTAATGGTCTAGTATCCTTTTCAATAGTGCCATTGCGGTTATCAACCTACTTGGGGTTAGTAGCAGCGGTGGCGGCTATCTTCATGGCTTTATTAGTCTTGTATTGGCGTCTTTTTCTGCCCCATTCGCCTTTAACTGGGTTTACAATTATTTTGATGGCAATTTTCTTTCTGGGATCTGTGCAGTTAGTCAGTGTTGGCATCTTAGGCGAATATATAGGGCGGATCTACGAAGAAGTTAAAGCTAGGCCCCTCTATACTTTGGCTGAGGTAGGTGGTTTACATTACAAATCCTCCAACTCAACGAACAATTCTGACAAACTAGGTAATTTAGAAGATGCAACGCCTCAAAATGGAGACAAGTATTGACATATCATCCAATTCGGCTATGGGACTATAGCGGTTCTCACTTCGGTGCAATACTGTCGTCACCTCACCCCGTATTTGAGTAAAGTAAACACTCCCCTCTCCAAAGCATCAAAGAGGGGTTGGGGGTGAGGATAACTAAAAATCCAGTCGGCTGTAACCAACTGTAAGTGTTAGTTCTGGGCATTTTTTAACTTTCAGTCTTTTACAGATTTTTGCCAAATGGTTATTCCCAGAAACCAGATATTTCCGATTCCCTCTTTGCCAATGCATTTCACCAATTTTTTACCCTCGCCAAGGATGGCTAGGGTTTTGGAATTTATAAACTTTAGACGCTGCTATTAGCTATTTTCACTCTTGCTCGAACTCTGAAATATATTGGTAGATGCCTTGAGCCGGAATGGGATTCCTTGCTCTTGTTTGGAAAAATTTATTAAACAACGGTAAGTCTATCGAAGTTTAGTATTTTATAGACTAATATTGGATACTTGCACAAAAGACTGTAAAAAGCAAGTCTATTGGGAGAGATAATAAAATTTATTTTACATAACTTTACGTTTGAATTTGTTTGCTAAAAAGCTTGCTTTTTGTCTAAAACTGTGAAAAGCTTTGTTATATTACAAACTACGGTTTATCTATCAAGATAAAGTACTTAGTTTGATGCCAATCTGATGGCAACCTGTCTTAAGGGGCCACAATTTAAGGCTACTAGTAAGCCCTAGAGTAGATAGATAAACAGATTCCTGAATTATTTTGCAGCATCGATGGGGTGAAGACTTGATGCTTAAGACTTTATCGATGGGGGGAAATTGTAAATGCTGAAGACGTTAACAACCGATTTTGAACTCGACTTAGAAGCAGATGTGCTTGTGATTGGAGGTGGGCCAGCTGGAACTTGGGCGGCATGGAGTGCTGCATCAAGTGGAGCTAGAGTTGTCCTCGTAGACAAAGGATATTGTGGTACGACTGGATGCGCCGCTGCATCTGGTAATGGTGTGTGGTATGTGCCACCCGATCCAGAAGCACGAGAAACAGCAAAGGCAAGTCGGGAATCGTTGGGTGGGTTTTTATCCGATCGCAACTGGATGGATCGAGTCCTGAATCAGACCTATGTAAACGTCAATCAGTTAGCAGAGTGGGGTTATCCCTTTCCCACCGACGACGAAGGCAAACCCTATCGGCGATCGCTGCAAGGCCCAGAATATATGCGGCTGATGCGGCGGCAAATTCAACGGGCAGGAGTAAGAATTTTAGACAACAGCCCCGCCTTAGAACTACTGGTAGATGACGATGGTGCTGTTGCTGGTGCAACGGGTGTAAACCGTCAAACTGGTAGTAAATGGATAGTGCGATCGCCAGCCACGATCATTGCTACAGGCGGCTGTGCTTTCTTGAGTAAAGCGTTAGGATGCAACGTCCTGACAGGGGATGGTTATCTGATGGCGGCTGAAGCAGGTGCTGAGATGTCGGGTATGGAATTTTCCAATGCTTATGGCATCTCCCCCGCCTTTTCTTCAGTTACCAAAACCCTGTTCTATAATTGGGCAACCTTCACCTATGAAGACGGGACTGTGATTCCGGGGGCAAGTTCTCATAGACGTTCAGTAATTGCCGAGACATTGCTGCAACAGCCAGTTTACGCCATTATAGACAAAGCGGCTGAATCGATGCACTCATCTATGCGTTTAGCACAGCCTAACTTCTTTTTACCCTTTGACCGTGCAGGCATTGATCCATTTACCCAACGTTTCCCTGTGACTCTGCGCCTAGAGGGTACTGTGCGCGGTACCGGAGGAATTCGGATTGTAGATGAGAGTTGTAGCAGTTCTGTACGGGGACTCTATGCGGCTGGAGATGCCGCCACACGCGAACTGATTTGTGGCGGCTTTACTGGTGGTGGTAGTCACAATGCTGCTTGGGCAATATCTTCTGGCTATTGGTCTGGGAAATCGGCTGCTGAATATACCCGCAGTTTGGGGGAACATAAAGCTCAACGCCATGTTAAAGGTGTTGGAGAAGTAGTATTACAGAGTGGGAGCGATCGCTCTCAAACCTTGGCAACTAATGAAATTGTTCAAGCAGTCCAAGCTGAAGTCTTTCCCTATGAAAAGAACTATTTCCGTACAGAACAAGGCTTAACCGAGTCTTTAGGTAGGCTAAATCATCTTTGGCAAGAACTCCGCAGTAGCCAGGTAACGTCAGATAAAGAACTAATCCGGGCGCGAGAAGCTGCGGCGATGGTAGCCACAGCGCGATGGATGTACAGCAGTGCCATTGAACGTAAAGAAACTCGTGGGATGCACAGACATCTAGACTATCCAGAACTTGATGCTAACCAGCAACATTACCTGATTAGTGGCGGATTAGATCAAGTCTGGGTGAAGGTTCAGCCTTTAGAGAGTACAGAAAAGTTACCATCCAAAATAGGAGCATTAGTGTGATTGAGTTGGTCAGCGAGTCGCGGTGCATAAATTGTAATATCTGCGTGAACATTTGCCCGACCAACGTGTTTGACCGTGTACCTGATGCACCGCCAACCATTGCTAGACAGAGTGACTGCCAAACCTGTTATATGTGCGAATTGTATTGTCCAGTTGATGCTCTTTATGTTGCACCAGAAAGCGACATGCAGACTTCAGTCAACGAGGCAGAATTGGCAGAAGTTGGGCTACTGGGTAGTTATCGGGAAAACATCGGTTGGGGACATAAACGGACTTCAACAGCAAAAGTCGATCAAACATTCCAAATTTTGAAGCAGATGAAATAGTACAGCGGAGAAAAGAGTCATGCTGTGGTTCCCAGTAGGAACAGGTTCTATCGGTAAAAATATAGCCATTTTCAATTTGGTGAGGTACAGGTATGCAGACAGACCTAACCCCCTAACCCCCTTCCCGACGCGGGAAGGGGGAAAAATTCAAAGCCTCTCTCCTTTTAGGAGAGAGGTTTGGAGAGAGGTCAAAACTGTAACTCGCCCAATCGAGAACCGCTATAAACTTCCTTCAAAATTATCAACCTCATTAACTTGTGTCCTACTGCTACTAACTACAGCATGTAGCCAAGGTGAAACTAAATCTGCTCAATCCCTTAAGGCGATTAATACCAATAGCGCTATAGCTGCATCTAACAGCATTTCTACCCTACGAATAGGTTATGTAGGTAGTGTAGAACCTACAGGGCCACTTGGTTGGGCAAAGAAAAAGGGAATATTAGATCGTGAGCTACAAAAACTAGGATTTAAAAACATTACTTTTGCACGATTTCCTAACGGGCCGGATCTAAATGAGGCGCTTGTCGCAGGTCAACTAGATGTCGGTTCTTTAGGCGATACACCAGCCATAGTTCTGAGAGCCAGAGGTGTTGAAACCCGACTGCTGCGGATCACCCAATTTAATACAACCGCCTGGCTAGTTGCGAAAAAGAATGGCCCGCGATCGCTGGCTGAACTTAAGGGTCAGAAAATAGCTACCCAAAAAGGTTCTTATATGCATCGATACCTGCTGGGTCTATTAGCTGAAGCTAAAATTGCCAAAGATGTAAAAGTTGTCCACTTGATGACTACTGAGGCAAAAGCAGCTTTAGAACGTGGTGATGTAGCAGCTTATGCAACCTCAAGTGATCTGGGGCCTTTTCTGAAATCACAAGGGTTTCCAGTGATTGATTCTTCTGCGAATCATCAGGGTCTTTCAGGAACATCATTAGTTGTAGCGACTGAAAGCTTTCTGGCGAAACAGCCTGATTTTCCTCAGAAATTTAATGCAATCTTGACAGAAGCAACCAAGGATTTAAAAGCTAATTCTGAAAAATATTATCAGTACCACGCCCAAATTACTAAATATCCCGTCGATATCATCAAAGTATCGTTCCCACTCAAACAGGTGTCAGAAGAACCATTACCAGCCGAGGGTGTGAAACTTTTAGAAGGCACTAAGAATTTTTTAGTTTCGCAGGGTTTAGCAAAGTCGAATTTTAAATTAACAGATTGGGCTGTGAACAAACAACAGCGTTAATTTTATCTGTCATCCCAGATGCGGGAGTAGGGAAAGCAGGGAGGGAGGTAGGAAGCAGAAATCAGTGACTTTTCTAAGCAAGAAAAACAGATTTTTGTAATTAAGTCTTTCAAAAACGCAATTTTTAGCATCAAAGGCTTAACTCCCAAGCTCAAAGGCTTAACTTCCAAGCTTAAAGGCTTAACTCCCAAGCTTAAAGGCTTAACTTCCAAGCTTAAAGGCTTAACTTCCAAGCTTAAAGGCTTAACTCTCAAGCTTAAAGGCTTAACTTCCAAGCTTAAAGGCTTAACTTCCAAGCTTAAAGGCTTAACTCCCAAGCTTAAAGGCTTAACTCCCAAGCTTAAAGGCTTAACTTCCAGGCTCAAAGGCTCAACTTCCAGGTTCAAAGGCTTCCTACTTCCCTGGTGACCAATAATTCCTTGATGTACAGAGCAAACCGCTGTATCTGTCAAATCAATCCAAAATCTAAAATCCAAAATTGTTTGACCAATTCATTTGAAAATTCAGGTAACATGGTATGACTATTGCACTAGACCGTCCACAAAAAACCAAGTCTGCTCAAATTCGGGAAAAACTGGGTTATCCGATCATCGACACCGATGTACATACCCAAGAGTTTCCCCCAGCATTTTTGGACTATTTAGAGCAAGTTGCTGGAACTGCGATCGCACAACGTTTTCAAGAACACTTACCTGGCGCATCTCGCTCTAAATGGTTCAAGCAATCTTGGGATGAACGCCGCACTCACCGCACCGCCCGCCCTCCCTTCTGGACTCGTCCCACTAATGATCCCCTAAATTTAGCTACCGTTAGTTTGCCGAAGTTGCTACATGAACGCTTACAAGAAGCTGGTACAGACTTTGCCGTTGTGTACCCCAACTTGGCAACAATGGCACCACACATCGGTAATGAAGAAATGCGGCGGGCTGTTTGCCGTGCAGCTAACACCTACCACGCTGACATTTTCCGCCCTTATAGCGATCGCTTAACACCCATTGCTGCCATTCCCATGAATACGCCCGAAGAGGCGATCGCAGAATTGGAATATGCGGTGAAAGTGCTGGGACTCAAAGCAATTCAAATCCCCGGACATATCCGCCGCCCGATTCCCGCCTTTGAGAAGTATGGCGAAGAAGTAGCTAACGAAGCCATTTGGATTGATACCTTTGGCTTGGATAGTAAATATGATTACGATCCCTTCTGGGCGAAGTGCGTAGAACTGAAAGTTGTACCCACCACCCACTCTTCCGGTATGGGTTGGATAAATCGGCGTTCCATTAGCAATTACCAATACAACCATATTGGTCATTTTGCATCGGCTGCGGAAGCATTATGTAAATCTTTATTCTTTGGTGGTGTAACTCACCGCTTCCCTACACTCAAGTTTGCCTTTTTAGAAGGAGGTGCAGCTTGGGGTGCTAGTTTGTACACCGATTTGATTTGGCACTGGGATACCCGTAATAAAGATCATATGGTGGAAAACAACAATCCCGCCAATGTTAATTATGAAGAACTGCTGGAACTCTATACCCGCTATGGTGGTGAACTAGTACATGGTCGTTTGGATCAACTAGGCAGTGGTTTAGGTTTCCACGCTGACTTAATATCTCCCCTAGAACCAGGTGATTTAGATGAATTCGCTGTTGCAGGAGTTACCAAGCCAGAGGATATCCGCGATCGCTTCTTGAATCACTTTTACTTCGGTACAGAATCAGATGATACCCGTGTAGCTCAAGCGTTTAACCGCAAAGCTAATCCTTACGGTGAGCGTGTTAAAGCATTCTTAGGTTCCGATTCTGGTCACTGGGACGTACCTGATATTACTGCGATCGCTGCTAATACCTATTCAATGGTAGAGCGCAAGATTATCACTGAAGAAGATTTGCAGTATTTCTTGTCAATTCATCCATTGGAGTTGTACACCAGCCTGAATCGTGACTTCTTTAAAGGTACGGCTGTTGAGAAAACCGCAGATGAATTTTTGGCTGGGAAATTAAGTTAAGAGACGCGATAAATCGCCGTCTCTACAAAGGATTGATTCTTCGGCGATTAATCGCGTCTTTGCCAATGCCTATAAACATTTGATGAGGGTAAACTATCATGACGATCGCTCTAGACCGCCCACAAAAAACCAGGTCTGCTCAAATTCGAGAAAAACTTGGTTATCCAATCATTGACACTGATGTACATACCCAAGAATTTGAACCAGCAGTTTTGGATTATTTAGAGCAAATTGGTGGAACTGCGCTTGTCGAACGTTTCAAAGAAAATTTACCAGGATCTTCCCGCTTTAAGTGGTATAAACAAACTTGGGAAGAACGTTTTGCTTATCGCAGCAATCGCCCTAACTGGTGGGGTCGTCCCACAAAAAATACTTTAAATTTGGCTACCATTAGCTTACCCAAGTTACTGCATGAGCGCTTGGAAGAAGCAGGTACAGACTTTGCCGTTGTCTACCCCAACTTGGCAACAATGGCCCCGAATATCGGCAACGAAGAAATGCGGCGGGCTGTTTGTCGAGCAGTTAACCACTACCATGCTGATATTTTCCGCCCTTATAGCGATCGCTTAACACCCATCGCTGCCATTCCCCTGCACACTCCCGAAGAAGGGATTGAAGAGTTGGAATATGCAGTGA from Nostoc sp. UHCC 0926 includes these protein-coding regions:
- a CDS encoding TVP38/TMEM64 family protein, producing MWNLKTGILLLTLSCIIATGLALYLIGGIEPAKIQALLKSSGIWAPIIYVALYVVATMLVLPSTVLNLTGGAIFGPWLGTFWTSVGAVIAAIIAFIFTRTIGRKTVANRLAGRWQAMDAEVRRGGLFYMFAIRLVPIMPYGLVNFVAGLTSISFKDYVLGTTLGTVPSVLPFVLLGSSGLKAVNTGDFLPLLLALGLSGILVGGSTWYRHRRTFPKKAVENLKKSEPSDYTNPKKK
- a CDS encoding glycosyltransferase family 2 protein, whose translation is MIPKYSLIVPIYNEEEIIPELYRRLNAVMNRMDGPVELILINDGSRDRSLQLLRDLHQKDPRICYLSFARNFGHQIAVTAGLNFVRGQVIVILDADLQDPPELIPDMIEKWRQGYQVVYAQRTQRLKEGWFKRFTAYFFYRLLKKLADVEIPTDTGDFCLMDRQIVDILNSMPERNRYIRGLRSWVGFQQTAIRFERNPRFAGEVKYTFSKSLALAINGLVSFSIVPLRLSTYLGLVAAVAAIFMALLVLYWRLFLPHSPLTGFTIILMAIFFLGSVQLVSVGILGEYIGRIYEEVKARPLYTLAEVGGLHYKSSNSTNNSDKLGNLEDATPQNGDKY
- a CDS encoding FAD-binding protein gives rise to the protein MLKTLTTDFELDLEADVLVIGGGPAGTWAAWSAASSGARVVLVDKGYCGTTGCAAASGNGVWYVPPDPEARETAKASRESLGGFLSDRNWMDRVLNQTYVNVNQLAEWGYPFPTDDEGKPYRRSLQGPEYMRLMRRQIQRAGVRILDNSPALELLVDDDGAVAGATGVNRQTGSKWIVRSPATIIATGGCAFLSKALGCNVLTGDGYLMAAEAGAEMSGMEFSNAYGISPAFSSVTKTLFYNWATFTYEDGTVIPGASSHRRSVIAETLLQQPVYAIIDKAAESMHSSMRLAQPNFFLPFDRAGIDPFTQRFPVTLRLEGTVRGTGGIRIVDESCSSSVRGLYAAGDAATRELICGGFTGGGSHNAAWAISSGYWSGKSAAEYTRSLGEHKAQRHVKGVGEVVLQSGSDRSQTLATNEIVQAVQAEVFPYEKNYFRTEQGLTESLGRLNHLWQELRSSQVTSDKELIRAREAAAMVATARWMYSSAIERKETRGMHRHLDYPELDANQQHYLISGGLDQVWVKVQPLESTEKLPSKIGALV
- a CDS encoding 4Fe-4S dicluster domain-containing protein encodes the protein MIELVSESRCINCNICVNICPTNVFDRVPDAPPTIARQSDCQTCYMCELYCPVDALYVAPESDMQTSVNEAELAEVGLLGSYRENIGWGHKRTSTAKVDQTFQILKQMK
- a CDS encoding ABC transporter substrate-binding protein; this translates as MLWFPVGTGSIGKNIAIFNLVRYRYADRPNPLTPFPTREGGKIQSLSPFRREVWREVKTVTRPIENRYKLPSKLSTSLTCVLLLLTTACSQGETKSAQSLKAINTNSAIAASNSISTLRIGYVGSVEPTGPLGWAKKKGILDRELQKLGFKNITFARFPNGPDLNEALVAGQLDVGSLGDTPAIVLRARGVETRLLRITQFNTTAWLVAKKNGPRSLAELKGQKIATQKGSYMHRYLLGLLAEAKIAKDVKVVHLMTTEAKAALERGDVAAYATSSDLGPFLKSQGFPVIDSSANHQGLSGTSLVVATESFLAKQPDFPQKFNAILTEATKDLKANSEKYYQYHAQITKYPVDIIKVSFPLKQVSEEPLPAEGVKLLEGTKNFLVSQGLAKSNFKLTDWAVNKQQR
- a CDS encoding amidohydrolase family protein, which translates into the protein MTIALDRPQKTKSAQIREKLGYPIIDTDVHTQEFPPAFLDYLEQVAGTAIAQRFQEHLPGASRSKWFKQSWDERRTHRTARPPFWTRPTNDPLNLATVSLPKLLHERLQEAGTDFAVVYPNLATMAPHIGNEEMRRAVCRAANTYHADIFRPYSDRLTPIAAIPMNTPEEAIAELEYAVKVLGLKAIQIPGHIRRPIPAFEKYGEEVANEAIWIDTFGLDSKYDYDPFWAKCVELKVVPTTHSSGMGWINRRSISNYQYNHIGHFASAAEALCKSLFFGGVTHRFPTLKFAFLEGGAAWGASLYTDLIWHWDTRNKDHMVENNNPANVNYEELLELYTRYGGELVHGRLDQLGSGLGFHADLISPLEPGDLDEFAVAGVTKPEDIRDRFLNHFYFGTESDDTRVAQAFNRKANPYGERVKAFLGSDSGHWDVPDITAIAANTYSMVERKIITEEDLQYFLSIHPLELYTSLNRDFFKGTAVEKTADEFLAGKLS